A genomic region of Chloroflexota bacterium contains the following coding sequences:
- a CDS encoding alpha-glucosidase/alpha-galactosidase encodes MSTSIKISIIGAGSAQFSLGLVKDLCLTEGLAGSQVCFMDLDRERLETVHKLAARYAAEMGADLIFENTTEQSVALQHADFVINTAYVKGHSHEWAMRDIAEKHGYYYDGVQLGDYYQLRLALDIAREMEQVCPQAWLIQVANPLFNCTTLIARESDIKVCGLCHGYHGFEVIARTLGLDPDQITWQAPGFNHNIWLTHFIYQGQDAYPLLDEWIATKAEDYWQTHIQTHTHDCDLSRAAVHQYQLYGLFPVGDTLRRVGGGSTVGCTVYQGEWWLHTDFEAKKHWFGEPWGGPDTVMGRRWFGQLLQESIAAMIEAANNPQANLIETFGDTKTKEEIVPIIDALVNNNEGQFQVNVLNRGAIEGIPDNVAVEVPAVVNQKGIQALHVGALPPKLMLEAILPHWLDMERNLLAFKTGDRSILLWNALSSHQNRSYQQAVAVMEDLLAMPGHEEMDEFFNYPAKLKS; translated from the coding sequence ATGTCCACATCTATCAAAATCAGCATCATTGGGGCGGGCAGCGCCCAGTTCTCACTGGGGTTGGTCAAAGATCTCTGCTTGACCGAAGGCTTGGCCGGCAGTCAGGTTTGCTTTATGGATTTGGATCGAGAACGGCTGGAAACAGTACACAAACTGGCCGCACGTTACGCCGCCGAAATGGGTGCGGATTTAATTTTTGAAAACACCACGGAGCAAAGCGTGGCCCTGCAACACGCAGATTTCGTTATCAACACTGCCTATGTCAAAGGGCATAGCCACGAATGGGCCATGCGCGATATCGCCGAAAAGCACGGCTACTACTACGACGGGGTGCAATTGGGCGACTACTACCAGTTGCGCCTGGCCCTGGACATTGCCAGGGAAATGGAGCAGGTTTGCCCGCAGGCCTGGCTCATCCAGGTAGCTAATCCGCTCTTTAATTGCACCACCCTGATAGCCCGGGAGAGTGATATTAAAGTGTGCGGTTTGTGTCACGGTTATCACGGCTTTGAAGTCATCGCCCGCACACTCGGCCTCGACCCCGATCAAATTACGTGGCAAGCGCCCGGCTTCAATCACAACATCTGGCTGACCCATTTTATCTATCAGGGCCAGGATGCCTATCCCCTGCTGGATGAGTGGATTGCCACGAAAGCCGAGGATTACTGGCAAACCCACATCCAAACCCACACCCACGATTGCGATTTGTCGCGGGCGGCGGTGCATCAATACCAGTTGTATGGACTATTCCCCGTCGGCGATACGCTGCGCCGGGTGGGCGGGGGTTCCACGGTGGGCTGCACCGTCTACCAGGGAGAGTGGTGGCTGCACACGGATTTTGAAGCCAAGAAACACTGGTTTGGTGAACCGTGGGGCGGTCCGGACACGGTGATGGGGCGTCGCTGGTTTGGGCAATTGTTGCAAGAGAGCATCGCAGCGATGATAGAAGCAGCCAATAACCCCCAGGCAAACCTGATCGAAACCTTTGGCGACACCAAAACCAAAGAGGAAATTGTCCCAATCATCGATGCTCTGGTGAATAACAATGAAGGGCAGTTCCAGGTAAATGTTCTCAACAGGGGCGCAATCGAAGGCATTCCCGACAACGTAGCGGTGGAGGTGCCGGCCGTTGTCAATCAAAAAGGTATTCAGGCCCTCCATGTCGGAGCGCTGCCGCCAAAGCTGATGCTGGAGGCGATTTTACCCCACTGGCTGGATATGGAACGTAACCTGCTGGCCTTCAAAACTGGAGACCGTTCGATCTTGCTGTGGAACGCGCTCAGCAGCCACCAGAATCGCTCCTACCAGCAGGCTGTTGCGGTAATGGAAGACCTGCTGGCTATGCCGGGACATGAAGAGATGGACGAGTTTTTCAACTATCCTGCTAAACTGAAGTCATAA
- a CDS encoding ABC transporter substrate-binding protein has protein sequence MRNNRVWYLMFALALLSVLVLSACAAPAAAPVAPAEEEAAPAAPAEEEAAPAEGGGELEIFSWWTAGGEAEGLNAMYEVLSAQDPGLEIINATVAGGAGSNAKAVLATRMQSGDPPDSFQVHAGHELIDTWVVADAMESVTFIFEENGWMDAYPPGVIDIISSDGEIWSVPVNIHRSNVLWYNKGVFADNGLEPPVTFDDFFAAADVLQEAGIVPMAQGDDGVWAAVHLFEDVLLGVMGPELYSGLWTGETDWNGPEVTAALETYARMMDYVNEDHAAIDWTQAAQMVVDGDAATLIMGDWVAGYFTSLGLVPDEDYGYMPSPGTDGSFMMLSDSFGLPKGAPNRDNAIHWLTVAGSLEGQDAFNPLKGSIPARTDGDRSLYDTYLLSAMDDFASNEITASLAHGAAASEGWVTAFSDAMTLFVADLDVATAQANMAQACVDVGVCAE, from the coding sequence ATGCGTAACAATCGAGTTTGGTATCTCATGTTCGCGCTCGCCCTGTTGAGCGTGCTGGTACTTTCGGCCTGCGCCGCGCCCGCGGCCGCGCCGGTGGCTCCCGCCGAAGAAGAGGCCGCGCCGGCAGCCCCTGCCGAAGAAGAGGCCGCGCCCGCTGAAGGCGGCGGCGAGTTGGAAATCTTCAGTTGGTGGACTGCCGGTGGCGAGGCCGAGGGCCTGAACGCCATGTACGAGGTTCTGTCAGCGCAGGACCCGGGCCTTGAGATCATCAACGCGACCGTCGCCGGCGGCGCCGGTTCCAATGCCAAGGCCGTTCTGGCCACCCGCATGCAGAGCGGCGATCCGCCAGACTCCTTCCAGGTCCACGCCGGTCACGAATTGATCGACACCTGGGTGGTGGCCGATGCCATGGAATCTGTCACCTTCATCTTCGAGGAGAACGGCTGGATGGACGCCTATCCTCCGGGTGTGATCGACATCATCTCTTCCGATGGCGAAATCTGGAGCGTACCGGTCAACATCCATCGTTCCAATGTGCTCTGGTACAACAAGGGTGTCTTCGCTGACAATGGCCTGGAGCCACCGGTCACCTTCGACGATTTCTTTGCCGCGGCCGATGTCCTTCAGGAGGCCGGCATTGTCCCCATGGCCCAGGGCGACGACGGCGTCTGGGCGGCTGTTCATCTCTTTGAGGATGTGCTGCTTGGCGTTATGGGTCCCGAACTCTACTCTGGCCTATGGACTGGCGAAACCGATTGGAACGGACCGGAGGTTACCGCAGCGCTGGAAACCTACGCCAGGATGATGGATTACGTGAATGAAGACCACGCCGCCATCGACTGGACTCAGGCAGCTCAGATGGTCGTGGACGGCGACGCTGCCACGCTCATCATGGGCGACTGGGTGGCTGGCTACTTCACATCCCTCGGGCTGGTCCCGGATGAGGACTACGGCTATATGCCGTCGCCCGGTACCGATGGCAGCTTCATGATGCTCTCCGATTCCTTTGGCCTGCCCAAGGGCGCGCCCAACCGCGACAACGCCATCCACTGGCTGACCGTGGCCGGCTCCCTGGAAGGCCAGGATGCCTTCAACCCGCTGAAGGGCTCCATCCCGGCCCGCACCGATGGCGACCGCTCTCTCTACGACACCTACCTGCTGTCGGCCATGGACGACTTCGCCAGCAATGAGATCACCGCCAGCCTGGCCCATGGCGCTGCCGCGTCCGAGGGCTGGGTCACCGCGTTCAGCGATGCCATGACGCTCTTTGTGGCGGACCTGGATGTAGCGACTGCTCAGGCCAATATGGCCCAGGCATGTGTCGACGTCGGCGTCTGCGCCGAATGA